In one Leptogranulimonas caecicola genomic region, the following are encoded:
- the hpf gene encoding ribosome hibernation-promoting factor, HPF/YfiA family: protein MDITVTGRKIQVTDALRENVEQKIGDALRVFDISPMTADVVLRVEHYKNSPEGDICEVTVRVRGSVIRVSCAKDDMYAAIDEAAHMLTRRMRKFKTRVVDRRQRASKSMGGETIQEDTQLEAQVLADEDDEALVREKFIEYTKLTEEDALVQADLLGHDFFVFRDMVTDNVHVIYHRKNGGYGILKPDSERR, encoded by the coding sequence ATGGACATCACCGTAACTGGCCGTAAGATCCAGGTCACCGATGCGCTGCGCGAAAACGTCGAGCAAAAGATTGGCGACGCTCTGCGCGTGTTTGACATTTCGCCCATGACCGCAGACGTGGTGCTGCGCGTCGAGCATTATAAGAACAGTCCTGAAGGCGATATCTGCGAGGTCACTGTGCGCGTGCGCGGCTCGGTCATCCGCGTGTCCTGCGCCAAGGATGACATGTATGCCGCTATCGACGAGGCCGCTCACATGCTCACCCGCCGCATGCGCAAGTTCAAGACTCGCGTGGTGGATCGCCGCCAGCGCGCTTCCAAGTCCATGGGCGGCGAGACCATCCAGGAGGACACGCAGCTTGAGGCCCAGGTGCTCGCAGACGAGGACGACGAGGCCCTGGTGCGCGAGAAGTTCATCGAGTACACCAAGCTTACAGAGGAAGACGCGCTGGTGCAGGCAGACCTGCTGGGCCACGACTTCTTCGTCTTCCGCGACATGGTCACAGACAACGTCCATGTGATCTACCACCGCAAGAACGGCGGCTACGGCATCCTGAAGCCCGATTCCGAGCGGCGTTAA
- a CDS encoding substrate-binding periplasmic protein: MKLWARLSMLCVSALACLVMLAGCSSTGSVEEARSSRQGQVAPVVEAPTIHQDGVLKVAILTNAGTPEVMQDAQGTYWGLDVDVASALAQQLGLAVELVPADSVKAALTTDADVILGVTSSDADTLTVVSAYMEEACGLFGRRQEGDIASVDELAGSTIGVVSGTEAEGLVAGAGLGATITSYPDIDAAFEALAEGAIDYVACPATEGAYLTFEYAGTEFAGTLTMPVTVGAGVFSSNAKLVEAVQKALDSISSNGVLAILRSRWMGDLPHLSDATLVEGVALDSQESADEAAAEAGPEGSEVQDGAPVEAGDLASGEGQAAAPEVEGPQEDQGRSESSASMVRGDLNGSYNLKAGANAVTALI; this comes from the coding sequence ATGAAGCTCTGGGCTCGACTCTCAATGCTTTGCGTGAGCGCGCTCGCATGTCTTGTAATGCTCGCTGGCTGCTCCTCAACTGGTTCGGTCGAGGAGGCACGCTCTTCTCGGCAGGGGCAGGTGGCTCCTGTGGTGGAGGCACCCACCATTCATCAAGACGGGGTGCTTAAAGTCGCCATTCTTACCAATGCGGGCACTCCTGAGGTAATGCAGGATGCGCAGGGGACCTACTGGGGCTTGGATGTGGACGTGGCCTCGGCGCTGGCTCAGCAGCTGGGGCTTGCCGTGGAGCTGGTGCCGGCGGACTCCGTGAAGGCGGCGCTCACCACCGATGCCGATGTGATATTAGGTGTGACCTCGTCAGATGCAGATACGCTTACCGTGGTGTCCGCCTATATGGAGGAGGCTTGCGGCCTGTTTGGGCGCAGGCAGGAGGGCGATATTGCCAGCGTGGATGAGCTGGCGGGCTCAACCATTGGCGTGGTGTCGGGCACCGAGGCAGAAGGTCTAGTGGCAGGAGCTGGGCTTGGGGCCACTATCACCTCCTATCCAGATATTGATGCCGCTTTTGAGGCGCTGGCAGAGGGCGCCATAGATTATGTGGCCTGCCCTGCCACGGAGGGTGCCTACCTCACCTTTGAATACGCAGGTACTGAGTTTGCAGGTACTCTGACCATGCCGGTCACTGTGGGGGCTGGAGTGTTCTCCTCTAATGCCAAGCTTGTCGAGGCTGTGCAAAAAGCGCTGGACTCCATAAGCAGCAACGGCGTGCTTGCCATCCTGCGCTCCCGTTGGATGGGCGATTTGCCGCATCTTTCAGACGCCACTCTGGTAGAAGGTGTGGCGCTGGATTCTCAAGAGTCGGCAGACGAGGCGGCTGCAGAGGCTGGCCCAGAGGGTTCCGAGGTCCAGGACGGCGCTCCTGTGGAGGCTGGCGATCTGGCGTCGGGTGAGGGCCAAGCGGCAGCTCCTGAGGTAGAGGGGCCCCAAGAAGATCAGGGTCGCTCCGAGAGCAGCGCGTCCATGGTGCGGGGAGATCTTAACGGTTCCTACAACCTCAAGGCTGGGGCCAACGCCGTCACTGCACTTATCTAG
- a CDS encoding ComF family protein translates to MGLWRQVAQAAEELLWPTGCIACDQPGTLLCDQCQQQLAWVTQRWACPVCGAPYGWLACTECDRSWESAGCVSAFSYKGPAAALVTGYKDGHERRLAPVLASALACALDEASLCPGHPLPSLAEFDGVTFIPSTAEAYRRRGFDPIEEVSRSLATIVDVPWVDTLFHGPTQDQRTLGREDRAANVAFSFSTAASVEGATLLLVDDVITTGASVREATRALLCRGADKVWVASVARTW, encoded by the coding sequence ATGGGCCTCTGGCGTCAGGTGGCCCAGGCTGCAGAGGAGTTGCTGTGGCCCACAGGATGCATAGCCTGCGATCAGCCGGGCACGTTGCTGTGCGATCAGTGTCAACAGCAGCTGGCCTGGGTGACTCAGCGATGGGCGTGTCCGGTATGTGGCGCGCCCTATGGGTGGTTGGCATGCACCGAGTGTGACAGGTCCTGGGAGTCTGCCGGGTGCGTGAGCGCCTTTTCCTACAAAGGTCCTGCAGCAGCTCTGGTCACAGGTTATAAGGATGGGCATGAGAGGCGGCTGGCGCCCGTGTTGGCCTCGGCTTTGGCTTGTGCGTTGGATGAGGCATCGCTTTGCCCTGGCCATCCACTCCCGTCGCTGGCAGAGTTTGACGGCGTCACTTTCATACCGTCGACCGCAGAAGCCTATCGGCGACGTGGCTTTGACCCCATAGAAGAGGTGTCGCGCTCCCTAGCCACCATCGTTGACGTGCCTTGGGTAGACACGCTCTTTCATGGGCCCACTCAAGATCAACGCACCTTAGGCAGAGAAGATCGTGCCGCCAATGTCGCCTTTAGTTTTTCAACGGCAGCTTCTGTGGAGGGTGCGACGTTGCTGCTGGTAGATGATGTGATTACTACAGGTGCTTCAGTGCGGGAGGCCACCAGGGCGCTTCTTTGCCGAGGGGCAGACAAGGTATGGGTGGCTTCGGTGGCGAGGACTTGGTAG
- a CDS encoding TatD family hydrolase, which produces MKRQEALLEDGVLFHTKKGKPQPCPRALAPLADTHGHLTVFREQNPACAIARAALAGLHLLVVPADPTEDAPQAAAFLGQMEQWIQEARLRLDEAAATGIETPQFKGYSDLPALVDNVQVVAGVHPYGAALYSSQVEEQMEVMLADPRCTGVGEIGLDYTCKVDPVFQQEVFRRQLAMACERDLPCELHIRDAKDDEAALAHQDALRVLDEVGMPSAGVDLHCFTSNVSVMEPFVERGCYVAFGGALTFKNTQDIRDAAMACPANRLLSETDSPYMAPVPLRGCECEPAMVALTARALADLRAECGLAVPQETYEQLWANACELFAPLSLLH; this is translated from the coding sequence ATGAAACGTCAGGAAGCGCTACTGGAAGACGGTGTGCTCTTTCATACCAAAAAGGGAAAACCGCAACCGTGCCCCCGCGCTCTAGCTCCTTTGGCAGACACCCATGGGCACCTTACAGTGTTCCGCGAGCAAAACCCCGCCTGCGCCATTGCGCGCGCAGCTCTTGCAGGCCTGCATCTTTTAGTAGTGCCGGCAGATCCCACCGAGGATGCGCCTCAGGCGGCAGCGTTTCTCGGCCAGATGGAACAGTGGATCCAAGAAGCTCGCCTGAGGTTGGATGAAGCAGCGGCTACGGGTATTGAGACGCCGCAGTTTAAGGGTTATTCGGATCTTCCGGCGTTGGTGGACAATGTCCAGGTGGTCGCAGGCGTGCATCCCTACGGGGCCGCTCTTTACTCTTCCCAGGTAGAGGAACAAATGGAGGTGATGCTTGCCGATCCTCGATGCACAGGCGTTGGTGAGATTGGCTTGGATTACACCTGTAAGGTGGATCCCGTGTTTCAGCAAGAGGTCTTTCGCCGGCAGCTGGCTATGGCTTGCGAGCGCGATCTTCCCTGTGAGCTACACATTCGTGATGCAAAAGACGATGAGGCGGCTCTGGCCCATCAAGATGCGCTGAGGGTGCTAGACGAGGTGGGGATGCCTTCGGCAGGGGTGGATTTGCACTGCTTTACCAGTAACGTCTCAGTAATGGAGCCCTTCGTGGAGCGCGGATGCTATGTGGCTTTTGGCGGTGCGCTTACCTTTAAGAACACCCAGGATATCCGCGATGCTGCAATGGCCTGTCCTGCAAATAGGCTGCTTTCAGAGACAGATTCGCCCTATATGGCGCCGGTGCCGCTGCGCGGGTGCGAGTGCGAGCCCGCTATGGTGGCCCTTACCGCTCGTGCCCTGGCTGATTTGCGTGCCGAATGCGGCTTGGCTGTGCCTCAAGAAACCTATGAGCAGCTGTGGGCCAACGCCTGTGAGCTCTTTGCGCCTTTGAGCTTGCTACACTAA